The genomic window ttagtttatttgcttgttttaatcaattttaaatcatgctttttatttgttcttgtttctaatgtctctgtaaagcactttgaatcaccttgttgttgaattgtgctatacaaataaacttgccttgccttgccttgcctattatgtgtactgcagttacaaaatacattatagaaattacaaaattacaaaacataaatcttacataaaacattttgtaattataaggataattacatgATATATTTGATATAATCTAGAACAATCTGCCGTGAtcataaacaaatattcaactatcccagaattaaaccaggtctaaatgaaaaaaggagtgagtatcactacaaagatTAACCCACATTGGTCCTAGTAcaagtttgatatcagcaaacaccgagagcatacctatgacaccacagccatgctatcattcaaacactgataacagcataaatcgaattaaatcgggacttgatgagaccgtctgagtatcactacaaataTTATGAAGTCGTCTCGTACCAGTTTGCTATCGGTAAACACCgagagcattcactgttagcatagcacatccatgttagtatacactgctaacatggatgtgctatgctatcAGTAAAcgccgacagcattcactgttagcatagcacatccatgttagcagtgtataaatggatggtttagcatatattagcacaggtatcaataaaggactaccgtattaaacacttttactaacctcaggcagatggacaggcgctctgctggtgggattgagcgcctgtaattggtgtctaggcgggcaATTCTGGGACCGACGcgggaaagcaggtcctcaaactggccgagtGACAGACGATGATATCGCTGGAATctgccgtcatccaggcgcagctcctgtagcaaatggtgaaactcaccaaactgctcacgcgtctcgaggacctgatggacccaggtacggcgagggcgtcttttacgccgctgctctgctctccacagtaaatagagaagggagactctcccctcaagcgctagctcgacaCCTGCCATCTTGCAAAAATACCGGTCTTGCaaaacttcctcccacatccctCCCACATTTCTGGTTCACGCGCgttaaaatatgatattttggggcgcgatggatttttcttgaaCACGCGTAGAGGTGCGAATGTGCACGCGTCAAgttaggggcgtttggggctTTTTTCACGCGCCCAttgcgttcggtgtgaacacaccgttagggactagtaaagcgctatataaatacaggccatttaccatttatttaccattttagtgcattagcgcagttagctcgttaacgtcttgacgccatccagccccacgcacgggcgATCCGTGGTAACTCGTTAagggagatttgccgcgttatggcgttaacgtcattttaacgggattaacgctgacagcactagtgggaacacaatgaatatgtgTTCCCACTATTCATTGATTTCACACCCCATCGTTGCATccctaataaatataaaaaatagcCGTATTCTAATATTACAGATGTGACAGTGTTCaatatatattatacattaagGATTCTTTCACTAAAATTAGCAAAAGTAGACCAATGTAAAGATACTGCACAGTTCCTTTAATCAAATGAAGACAGCAAGGACAACAAATTTGATCTGAAATAACTGAAATACAAGAGTGAATCGTGTTCAAAGTCATCCTCCTTCCTCTGATCTTTTGAGTCTAGTCATTAAAATATCAACACATACAAAAACCTCATCAGTGCTGTGCAGCAGTCTGTCAACCATACAGGGATCAAGTCCAGTGTGAGCAGATGGGATATCTGGCTACTGCACACCCTTGTAGTGCCACTCCACTGTTCCAGCATGGCCAGCCGAAGCACCTCGTTGCTGCATCCAGATTCATTCCCTTTTGGACTGATACAATAAACTAACTCTGGCTTTGGCtcctaaaagaaagaaaagaaaaatatatatatatataaaatcaatGGACCAGTGTCTGCATTACATTTTAGAAGTACTTTGTTGAGGCATCAGATCTAAGCCTATCAAATCTGCAAACACATCAGTCATGGAAACTCCAATTTGCAACTCACAGGACCCACAGGATCCCTCAATAAACCACAAAGGTGAATATTTATATAGCTATAGGTAGTGTATACTGATTAGGTAAATCGCACAATTACACTGATGGTATTTCCTCTGTAACACAGGCTTATTGTTGACAATTACAATGCAGAATAGTATTAccaaaaaagttttttgtttatttgtgtttgttaagCTTTATTTGCCTGCCTCTTCTACATTTAACTCAGTAAGTACAACATGTTTATACCTCCATCTGTGAAATGTAACTGTGTTGAGCTACATCTGACAGCTGTAAATTTGACACCTTTGACAGTTGTGGTCAGTGTCATTTATAGCAAGTCATTGCAACATTTGCTCATTTAGAAGTAGCTACCCCTCCTACTCACCTTTTCACTGCTGTATCTCCCTCAATTTTATCTTCATATTAGACGTTGATGGTTTTGCAGGGAAGCTGTGGATGAGCACTGTTGACAATCAGTTGGGTCTTCATGCCAGAACTGCCCCCTCAATTTCAAAAGCATTCTAGATTTCACACAGTCATACTCATCTTTTACACCCCATACACTCACATAAGCCAACAGATGCTCCCAGTGTAGAAGCCATTATACACCAAGCATGTGTGAAAAAACGACACAAAATCCCACATTTTCCAGATCTGAATCTCTCATGTAACATAACACAGAATGTGTCACGTTTTATGGAAAATTTTCCCTCACAAAACAAGATTCTGTCAGCTGGGTCGGATtgacccaggatccctgagcagttatgaattatattattattgtatgtatATTTGGTGTTGCTGTCACACGGGAGTCAGGGGAAaccacggggatttattgttgttatttccagacactgtaaataaacgcactgtttatccggttgttcagtgatgacgcgacgaatcctacttccgggcctaaagtagtctgcgtttaatatggcttttgtgttgttaacatgtttaatgttatgtattttcttctatttgatctcaaaaagctcctaaaacagtcagtgatcactgttgccCTCTCTCGGCTTTTactaccgctaatcatttatttaagctcagtttttaaaaccttaggatgtaactacagcccagcccatgcagcagtatatgaatgactaacctcgtattatggATGTGTAACCCGGGTTTAAAAgatgcataaatagtaaaagaTAAGTGAAGTCTGAGAATATAAATATCAAagagttcatttatttaaattttcttgtttattaaaaaggtaaaagttcatgtaaaattattaaaaacatgtttgcattgtttaaaataagttatctttcttttcttgtgaaTTGTTTGTGAGAACTGTAATTTCCTACGGGGATAAGGTCGGTGAAGGTAACACAGGGTGGagaaggaaaagggaaaaagagacGAGAGCGCGAGAAGAGAGGGCGGTGGTGCGTGAGTTACACGGAGCATCCGGAGAAGTTAGCTTGTTTTTTATGTACTAAGAGTAAGTGTGTTTTGACTTTTCGGACAGATAAGTCACAGTGTCGGTAAGCTAGTGACATAACACGTAAAGTTTCAGCGTGAGTCTGCTGGACTGTGTGCTTTGTTTCTTGCGGCTGTGCATGCATTAAGTTAAAGTGAGGCTAACCCAGCCGTTCGCTAATAAGGACTACTGTAGGCTGCCGTTTCGCTATAGTTGTGGAACGTAACAAGCTGCAGAGGATCGTTACCGAACTGGATAACGACGGACACACCCCAGATAGTCACTCTGAGTGCCCGCGTCACTCAGAGTACCTCTGGCAACGTGGGAAGCTAAAACAGGTAGCTTGTGGAGCACGTGGAGATCACGGACCTTCCTCATCTTTGTGCTACTGCATTCAGAGCGGAGtgtttctgacggagctgaaGACAACTTGTTACCTGGATTAAGCTGGTGGGAATTGCACGTTTCACAAGGTactgagtttatttatttattttttgctcgtTGAGTGAAGAACTTCCGGTTGGGAGATCGTTTTGGATTTATACTGGAGCAATACAGGCCTGCAACGTAGGGTTTATCTCTGCCGGCTTTAGGTTTAGTTTGGGACTATAATTGTTTTATCACTGGTGGTTTACACTGTATGTGTGGAGATTCTGTGTACAGTGGGTaaattgctgtgtgtgtttttggtttgcCTGAATACTGAAATCtgccattttattattttcttgttttcattgtttggtAAATTAAAGGAGGGTTGCAATGCTCTACTTTACATGGTGTATGACATGATTTACTGCACTATAGACACTAGTGTTAATTTTCGCGTGTAGTGCTACTGTTAAGGAATAAGCTTCATTGATCCCAGAAACAAAAGAGAAGTTAATTTAAAACATCGTACGAGAGTACACTAGAAAAAGAACCCAAAGCCCATTTATTTAATGGTATTGAGTAAATGAGGGCTACATAAAATGGAGGCACCGCTGGGATGTTTTTGGGTCTCATAGAAGTATTAAAGGAGCCACacgcttaaaaaaataaaaaaaaaataaaaaaataaaaaaattaaaagttaacCTACAGTAGCTAGTTTACACTTCTTAGTATTTTTGGCTATTATGAGTATGGCAGACCACACCGGGCTCGCTGCAGAGCTGAAGAGGTGGTGTCGGGGTGAAGGTTTGGAGGAAGCTAAAGCACTCTTGGTTCTGGTTCCAGAAGAAGTGGAAATAGCCCAGATAGAAGAAACCTTGGAGACTATTAAGTGTCTAGGACGAGTCCGGGTTAGAGGGCGCTTGTTCCACACCCCCTTGAGCTGCCTAATGGTTCTCTGCGAGTGCAAACAAAGTATACCTAAAGATAATGCACCCAAGGAAGTGCTGGACCAGCACAGTGGTGAGAGATGGCCGATAGTGACTCTTAATGAATGTGCAGCTCGTGacgattttgctgtgaagttgaAGAGTCTCTTAGACACTGAGGGTAGGACTATGGAAGACATACAAAGCTTATTTCGAAGCTTTGCTCCTCCGCAGCGCAGCTCTGATCCTTCCATAAACTCCACTGAGTCTGTCTTGCAAGCGGTTGGTGATTTTTTGGAGAAGGCACGTAAACCACAAGCTGAAGGTGGTTATCGGCGTTTGAGGCTGTTTTCAGGGAACTTACCAGTTCCCCCTAGTGAAGACCCCTTTGACCATTGGCTTGAGCAGGCATGGCTCATGGTAGAGGAAAGTGACTGTACAGACAAGGAGAAAAGGCGCAGGCTGATGGAAAGTTTAAAGGGGCCGGCGTTGGAGATTGCCAAATCGGTCCGTGAGTCAGACCCTGAGGCGGGCCCTGTTGAATACCTGGAGGCTTTGGAAAGCGCCTTTGGCAGTGCTGAGTCTGGGGATGATCTCTATTTTGCTTTCCGCTTAATGCAGCAACAATCAAGTGAAAAACTGTCTGATTTTCTGAGGCGTCTGGAGAGGGCCCTCAGTAAAGTTGTTCAGAGAGGAGGATTTCCAGCTTCTAGCAAAGACAAAGCTCGCCTAGAACAACTCCTGAGAGGGGCTGTTGTTTCCGATCTCATGCTAATTAATCTGcgcctgagagagagaaagtccAAACCCCCAACTTTCCTCCAACTCTTAAGTGAGATTCGCACAGAGGAAGAGTATGAGGCATCAAGGAGGAAACTCAATACCTCAGTCCAGCATGTGCAGACAAAACCTTTAGGGACTGACAATACAGAAATACAAAGTCTCAAAGCTGAAGTTAAAGAGCTTAAGGCCAAGTTAGCCACCTGCATGACTAAGTCCCCTGATGTCAAAGAGAAAGGCCCGTCCTCAGTGCAGTCAAGTGAGCCCAGTGACACCAAGGAACTGGCTGCTTtgaaaaaacaagtgaaaagacTGCAGCAGAAAGTAGCCCAAAGAGATACTGTTCCGGACTCATCTTTAAAACTGGCTACCATGGCAGCAGTAGAGGCTAACTCAAAGACAAGGACCCCTTACCAGAACAGAACGCCTTTGGATGAGCAGTTCTGTTACCGTTGTGGGGAAAAGGGACATTTTGTCGCAAAGTGTCAAAATCCTgaaaagcagagcaaagttattCGAAAGCTCATCCAAACTGTCAAGACACTGAAAGAAAGTTCAAGTACTTCAACAAGTAATGCCCCTGACACTGACTGTCATGTCAAGCAGGGTCTTCTGACTTCTCCCACCCCAGCTGGAATTCCGGAGGGACTGATTGGGCCCCCAAGTATTGTGCCACTTAAAGTGAATGGACAGCCCTGTAATGCCTTATTTGACAGTGGATCACAGGTCACCATAATATTCGAGTCCTGGTACAAAGCCCATCTGCCTTCCACCCCAGTGCATCCAGTCACTGGTCTCAACATTTGGGGTTTAAGTGAGTCCAATGTCAGTTACCCCTACCTCGGCTATGTTGTGGTAGATGTTGAGTACCCGGCTGAAGTGACTGGCACCAAACACGCAGTACCTGTCCTTGCCCTGATCTGTCCAAGCCCAAAAGAAGAGCAGATTCCTGTCATTGTTGGCACTAACACCAGCCATGTCCGCAATTTGGTGCAGGAATGCAGAAAAGAGGGGCGTGACATAACCAAAAGCCTGGGCATCCAAATTCACAGGGAGTCGCTACCCACTTTCACAGACTCCATCACCCTAGGCTCTCAAGATGACCAGGTTGGCTGTGTGACTTGGCAGGGTTCAAATCCCTTGTCCTTACCCCCTGGAAAAGACTTGCAAATAACCTGCAAAGTTCATTTTCAGCAGACAGTTGGCAAAGAGATCTTGATGTTTGACTCTTCTCCCTTAGCTCCTCTGCCGGGTGATGTCCTGCTTCAACCCATGGTTGTGCCCGCCAATGCGGTACAAGTTAACAGCTTCAGGATCCTGGTGCAGAACCAGTCCGCCAGGGAAACCATTATCCCGGTTGGAACCGTCATGGGTCACCTTTATCGCACCGAAAGCGTCATCTCCATGCCAAACAAAGAACCAGAGACGACAGCATTTGACAGCAGCCAGATCGACTTTGGTGACTCTCCTGTGCCTGAAGAGTGGAAGGGCCGGCTTAGACAGAAACTAGCGGAACGCTCCCACGTCCTCTCAGTCCATGAATGGGACGTTGGCCTTGCAAAAGAGGTGGAGCACACCATCCGCCTGGCTGACACAAGACCTTTTCGGCAAAGATCACGTCGACAGGCACCTGCAGACATAGAGGATGTAAGAAAACATCTGCAAGAGTTACTCTGTGCCGGCATCATTAAAGAATCCCGTAGCCCCTATGCCTCACCAATTGTAATagttagaaagaaaaatggcaCCATACGGATGTGCATAGACTACAGGCTCCTTAACAGTCGGACCGTGCCAGACCAGTACACGACCCCCTGCATTGACGAAGCACTGGATTCTTTGTCTGGGAGCAAATGGTTCACAGTGCTGGATCTGCGTAGTGGATACTACCAGATTCCAATGGCAGAGGAAGATAAAGAGAAGACGGCGTTCATCTGTCCCCTAGGCTTTTTCCAATTTGAGAGAATGCCGCAGGGAATAACAGGAGCACCTGCGACTTTCCAGCGTCTAATGGAAAAAACAGTCGGAGACATGAACCTCCTCCAAGTCCTGGTTTACTTGGACGACCTGATTGTTTTCGGAAAGTCGCTGGAGGAACACGAAGAGCGGCTCATTAAAGTCCTAGATCGTCTTGGAGAAGCAGGACTAAAGATCTCCCTGGACAAATGCCAGTTTTGTCAGCCACAGGTGAAGTACCTCGGGCATATTGTGTCTGCCCAAGGTGTCTCTCCTGATCAGCAGAAGATTGAGGCTGTTACCACCTGGCCTCAGCCCCACGACCTAAAGACTCTGAGATCGTTCTTAGGTTTCTGCGGATACTATAGGCGATTCATTGCTAACTATGCTGCCATTGTGAGACCTCTCACTGAACTGACCAAAGGTTATGCTCCGACACAAAAGAGCAAGAAAAAGAGTCCAGACATCAACAAGTCCTACTTGAAAGAGTCAGAACCCTTTGGAGATCGGTGGGATGACGCCTGCAGCAAAGCCTTTCAGCAGATCATCCACTGCCTAACCCATGCACCGGTATTAGCCTTCGCTGATCCTACCAAGCCCTATGAGCTCCACGTGGATGCAAGCTTCAAAGGATTGGGGGCTGTCCTATACCAGCTACAAGAAGGGGACCTAAGGCCAGTTGCATTTGCCAGCAGGAAGTTAAGTCAGGCTGAGAAGAGGTACCCCATACATCAGCTGGAGTTCCTGTCATTAAAGTGGGCTGTGGTTGATCGCTTTCATGACTATCTGTATGGGGCGCGCTTTACAGTGCGAACAGATAATAACCCCTTGACTTATGTTCTGTCTACGGCAAAGCTCAATGCCGTGGGACACAGATGGTTAGCTGCTTTGTCCACGTATGACTTTGATGTCCATTACAGACCAGGCAAGCATAACATAGATGCAGACATCCTCTCCAGAAACTTTGACACTGATGCTGAATGGGAGACTATACCAGAGGCAGCTGTTAAATCCATCTGCAAAAGAGTACAAGTTTCAGAAAGCCCAGGGTGTCCCACCAGATGTGTCGACCAAACCGGGGCTTCCCCGGAATGCATCCCTGACATCTATGCATTTCCTGTTACAATGGAGTTACAGTCACTGGAACACGTCTCAAAAGCTGATCTCGCTAAGGCACAGAAAGAGGATCCAGTCATTGGTCCAGCGGTCAAAGCTGTTCAACAGAATTTATGGACAGGCAACACACCGGAGCTGTCGCTcctaaaaagagagaaagataaGCTGACCCTGCTGAGTGACGGTCTGCTCTATCGCATCACCAAACGTCACTCAGGGGAGGAGGTCCATCAGCTAGTCCTGCCCAAGGTGTATCATGATGTTGTGTTGAGATCAGTACACAATGACTCAGGACACCTCGGCATAGAGAGAACTCTGGATTTACTCCGTCGAAGGTTCTACTGGCCCAGAATGTTGCAAGACACTGAGGACCATATCAAAAGTTGTGGTGAATGCATAACACGCAAGACTCCTGCCCAGAGAGCCGCACCGCTTCACCAGATCTCCAGCAGTGGACCTATGGATCTGGTGTGCATTGACTTTCTCTCAATGGAGACGGATTCCAAGGGCATGAGAAATGTTTTAGTGGTCACAGATCACTTCACGCGCTACGCCCAGGCATTCCCGACCAAGAATCAGACGTCTCAAACAGTGGCCAAAATCCTAGTGGATAAGTTTTTCGTCCACTATGGTCTTCCGGCTCGTATCCATTCAGACCAGGGGCGAGACTTTGAGAGTCGTCTGATCAAAGACTTGTTGAAGAACATGGGGATACGGAAGTCGCGCACTACTCCGTATCATCCGCAAGGAGACCCTCAGCCAGAGCGGTTCAATCGAACGCTGCTTTCTATGTTGGGTACTCTAAGCACAGAAAAGAAACGTCAGTGGAGCCAGCATGTCCCTTATTTGGTCCATGCTTACAACAGTACAAAATGTGATGCAACTGGTTTTTCGCCATACTTCCTAATGTTTGGCCGTGAAGCCAGACTGCCAGTGGACTTGTGCTTTGGGACCACAATTGACAAAGCTGAGGAAAGTCATTCACGCTATGTGTCAAAGCTTAAAGAAGATCTCCGTCAAGCCTACAAGCTAGCATCCGAGACGGCAGACAAAGTCcatcagaagaacaaaaagggcTATGACAAGAGAGTTTGTTTCCAGTCTCTAGAGATAGGAGACAGAGTCCTACTAAAGAACTGGGGTCTCAAAGGGAAGCACAAGTTGCAAACAAGATGGAGTCCAATACCTTACCAAGTTGTTGGAAAAATGCCCAACCTTCCTGTCTACCAACTAAAGAAAGAGAATGGGAGTGGTCGTCTGAAAACAATCCACAGAGACCATATCCTTCCTATTGGCCAACATGTGAAATTGCCAATCCCTGAAGAAGGCAATAACTGTTGTGACGGACAAAAACCAAAGGGCAAGAAACCAAAGCAGGCCACAGTTGCGTCTGACCCTCAGCTGTCACAGGATTCTGATTCGTCCTCAGAAAGTGAATACTATGAGCCTCAGAGATACTACTACACTCaagaaagagtgagagaagCATTAAGACAGGCTCTTAGATCTCAAGCAGTGCCACAAGAGGATTGTGCAGGAGACCAGGATGACGTCAGTGATGAAACGGATTCTGATCAGCGCAGTGAAAAGGAGGAACTGCCACTGGAGGATGAAGACGTTAATCGGGACAGTGAGACTGAGCCCGACCACATGGTGGATATTCAGGAGGAGTCTGACCAAAATGAAGAAGATGATCAAGATTCTGCCCCAGAACCTGATCTGGATCCCATAACAGCCCGGTCTgccaaaactcagaaaccaaaTACACACCGTAATTTGTTGGGTGACACTCCTAAACTAAGGCCTAAGAGACAGATTAAACCAGTAGTTCGTTTAACCTATGATGAGCCAGGAAAAGCTAAAGATCAGCCTATCACTATTATACATAGAGGGGTTGTTATCACTATAGGCAAAGACTAAGAGCCAGAGTATGTACAAAGGTCATCCTACTTCCCAAGTTCTTGTAGTTCCTTGGTAGTCTGTTGAGGACACCAGACATTTAGTGGGGGGAGGGTGTAACCCGGGTTTAAAAgatgcataaatagtaaaagaTAAGTGAAGTCTGAGAATATAAATATCAAagagttcatttatttaaattttcttgtttattaaaaaggtaaaagttcatgtaaaattattaaaaacatgtttgcattgtttaaaataagttatctttcttttcttgtgaaTTGTTTGTGAGAACTGTAATTTCCTACGGGGATAAGGTCGGTGAAGGTAACACAGGGTGGagaaggaaaagggaaaaagagacGAGAGCGCGAGAAGAGAGGGCGGTGGTGCTTGAGTTACACGGAGCATCCGGAGAAGTTAGCTTGTTTTTTATGTACTAAGAGTAAGTGTGTTTTGACTTTTCGGACAGATAAGTCACAGTGTCGGTAAGCTAGTGACATAACACGTAAAGTTTCAGCGTGAGTCTGCTGGACTGTGTGCTTTGTTTCTTGCGGCTGTGCACGCATTAAGTTAAAGTGAGGCTAACCCAGCCGTTCGCTAATAAGGACTACTGTAGGCTGCCGTTTCGCTATAGTTGTGGAACGTAACAAGCTGCAGAGGATCGTTACCGAACTGGATAACGACGGACACACCCCAGATAGTCACTCTGAGTGCCCGCGTCACTCAGAGTACCTCTGGCAACGTGGGAAGCTAAAACAGGTAGCTTGTGGAGCACGTGGAGATCACGGACCTTCCTCATCTTTGTGCTACTGCATTCAGAGCGGAGtgtttctgacggagctgaaGACAACTTGTTACCTGGATTAAGCTGGTGGGAATTGCACGTTTCACAAGGTactgagtttatttatttattttttgctcgtTGAGTGAAGAACTTCCGGTTGGGAGATCGTTTTGGATTTATACTGGAGCAATACAGGCCTGCAACGTAGGGTTTATCTCTGCCGGCTTTAGGTTTAGTTTGGGACTATAATTGTTTTATCACTGGTGGTTTACACTGTATGTGTGGAGATTCTGTGTACAGTGGGTaaattgctgtgtgtgtttttggtttgcCTGAATACTGAAATCtgccattttattattttcttgttttcattgtttggtAAATTAAAGGAGGGTTGCAATGCTCTACTTTACATGGTGTATGACATGATTTACTGCACTATAGACACTAGTGTTAATTTTCGCGTGTAGTGCTACTGTTAAGGAATAAGCTTCATTGATCCCAGAAACAAAAGAGAAGTTAATTTAAAACATCGTACGAGAGTACACTAGAAAAAGAACCCAAAGCCCATTTATTTAATGGTATTGAGTAAATGAGGGCTAcagatggattatctcagttgttctcctggctgaagtttggtccttttacagcatcctgccatgcgattacatttgttcctgaccaccaagaacactcacgttaacttttatcgagtggaaaagaagttagcttgtttatattatgctaacatagctgtgtcgctagcggtcacgtagcacatcattatataccagctagcccaacttcagtaaccctacaaatgtcactgctttttagttttctgtcttcatttatgctggaagtgataacagagctgtacgttttaatttgtttccaaaaccccgcagtcaggacatgctatattgtatttagatagaagctagcgagctaactcccagctaacttctaactccgttaaatgtcataaattccgttttcatggatgcctggatgctaaactcaattgttacacctggtagagcagaacgctgatcaatttattaaagatgaaagactttagacagtttttcaactctcagtaatgccatagtgatcgtttgatatatggacctgcagcggagtttaggtccagacacggctagtgacatcagactgaacaaccggatacacagagcaccgcgcctgggtcctccttccccacatccccacggtctgccatgCCAAACCATGACAGATTCAATCAACATCAAGCAATTCTGAGGtggtcctgatgtttctaaacaggaagaaaaggagaTTGTGGGTTTATCCACTCTCACAAGAAGGCAGCTGCAGGGAGAATTCCTTTGTTTGATCCAGGAGTTGAAGCTGTATCTCAACTACTTTCGCACATgtttcaggatgtcagtggggcAGTTTGAAATCTTGTTGGCAGAGTTGGGACCTTGTTTGAGGAGATAGAGAAATAatttcagagagctgattgaCCCGGTGCAGTGTCTAGCAGTGTATCCGAGGTATTAATTTACT from Astatotilapia calliptera chromosome 20, fAstCal1.2, whole genome shotgun sequence includes these protein-coding regions:
- the LOC113013722 gene encoding uncharacterized protein LOC113013722, whose product is MSMADHTGLAAELKRWCRGEGLEEAKALLVLVPEEVEIAQIEETLETIKCLGRVRVRGRLFHTPLSCLMVLCECKQSIPKDNAPKEVLDQHSGERWPIVTLNECAARDDFAVKLKSLLDTEGRTMEDIQSLFRSFAPPQRSSDPSINSTESVLQAVGDFLEKARKPQAEGGYRRLRLFSGNLPVPPSEDPFDHWLEQAWLMVEESDCTDKEKRRRLMESLKGPALEIAKSVRESDPEAGPVEYLEALESAFGSAESGDDLYFAFRLMQQQSSEKLSDFLRRLERALSKVVQRGGFPASSKDKARLEQLLRGAVVSDLMLINLRLRERKSKPPTFLQLLSEIRTEEEYEASRRKLNTSVQHVQTKPLGTDNTEIQSLKAEVKELKAKLATCMTKSPDVKEKGPSSVQSSEPSDTKELAALKKQVKRLQQKVAQRDTVPDSSLKLATMAAVEANSKTRTPYQNRTPLDEQFCYRCGEKGHFVAKCQNPEKQSKVIRKLIQTVKTLKESSSTSTSNAPDTDCHVKQGLLTSPTPAGIPEGLIGPPSIVPLKVNGQPCNALFDSGSQVTIIFESWYKAHLPSTPVHPVTGLNIWGLSESNVSYPYLGYVVVDVEYPAEVTGTKHAVPVLALICPSPKEEQIPVIVGTNTSHVRNLVQECRKEGRDITKSLGIQIHRESLPTFTDSITLGSQDDQVGCVTWQGSNPLSLPPGKDLQITCKVHFQQTVGKEILMFDSSPLAPLPGDVLLQPMVVPANAVQVNSFRILVQNQSARETIIPVGTVMGHLYRTESVISMPNKEPETTAFDSSQIDFGDSPVPEEWKGRLRQKLAERSHVLSVHEWDVGLAKEVEHTIRLADTRPFRQRSRRQAPADIEDVRKHLQELLCAGIIKESRSPYASPIVIVRKKNGTIRMCIDYRLLNSRTVPDQYTTPCIDEALDSLSGSKWFTVLDLRSGYYQIPMAEEDKEKTAFICPLGFFQFERMPQGITGAPATFQRLMEKTVGDMNLLQVLVYLDDLIVFGKSLEEHEERLIKVLDRLGEAGLKISLDKCQFCQPQVKYLGHIVSAQGVSPDQQKIEAVTTWPQPHDLKTLRSFLGFCGYYRRFIANYAAIVRPLTELTKGYAPTQKSKKKSPDINKSYLKESEPFGDRWDDACSKAFQQIIHCLTHAPVLAFADPTKPYELHVDASFKGLGAVLYQLQEGDLRPVAFASRKLSQAEKRYPIHQLEFLSLKWAVVDRFHDYLYGARFTVRTDNNPLTYVLSTAKLNAVGHRWLAALSTYDFDVHYRPGKHNIDADILSRNFDTDAEWETIPEAAVKSICKRVQVSESPGCPTRCVDQTGASPECIPDIYAFPVTMELQSLEHVSKADLAKAQKEDPVIGPAVKAVQQNLWTGNTPELSLLKREKDKLTLLSDGLLYRITKRHSGEEVHQLVLPKVYHDVVLRSVHNDSGHLGIERTLDLLRRRFYWPRMLQDTEDHIKSCGECITRKTPAQRAAPLHQISSSGPMDLVCIDFLSMETDSKGMRNVLVVTDHFTRYAQAFPTKNQTSQTVAKILVDKFFVHYGLPARIHSDQGRDFESRLIKDLLKNMGIRKSRTTPYHPQGDPQPERFNRTLLSMLGTLSTEKKRQWSQHVPYLVHAYNSTKCDATGFSPYFLMFGREARLPVDLCFGTTIDKAEESHSRYVSKLKEDLRQAYKLASETADKVHQKNKKGYDKRVCFQSLEIGDRVLLKNWGLKGKHKLQTRWSPIPYQVVGKMPNLPVYQLKKENGSGRLKTIHRDHILPIGQHVKLPIPEEGNNCCDGQKPKGKKPKQATVASDPQLSQDSDSSSESEYYEPQRYYYTQERVREALRQALRSQAVPQEDCAGDQDDVSDETDSDQRSEKEELPLEDEDVNRDSETEPDHMVDIQEESDQNEEDDQDSAPEPDLDPITARSAKTQKPNTHRNLLGDTPKLRPKRQIKPVVRLTYDEPGKAKDQPITIIHRGVVITIGKD